Proteins encoded within one genomic window of Candidatus Nezhaarchaeota archaeon:
- a CDS encoding isocitrate/isopropylmalate dehydrogenase family protein, producing MGSYRIAVIKGDGIGPEVVDATIEVLQTLQDYVKGLSLSFDFVEAGDQCLKTRGVALPQETVEAIMRAHATLKGPVGESAADVIVKLRMMLDLYANIRPFKSYPGVPCLRNGIDFVIVRENTEDLYKRYEFMVDEGNAAIALRVITRRCCERIARKAFEIALRRPKKLVTIVHKSNVMSLTCGLFAKVCKEVAKNYPEVSYEEMYVDACAYNMIVRPERFSVIVTTNMFGDILSDEAAAVTGSLGIAPGANIGDRYAIFEPIHGAAPDIAGRGIANPCATMLSAKMMLEWLGELKAAEILERAIAMVLADGRRLTPDLGGRASTKDFTEAVEEAIMKIS from the coding sequence ATGGGCTCATATAGGATAGCAGTCATAAAGGGCGATGGGATAGGTCCAGAAGTTGTCGACGCTACGATAGAGGTTCTGCAGACATTACAGGATTATGTTAAGGGGTTGAGTCTTTCATTCGACTTCGTTGAAGCTGGTGATCAATGCTTGAAGACAAGGGGTGTAGCCTTACCCCAAGAGACCGTAGAAGCCATTATGAGAGCTCATGCTACATTGAAGGGACCTGTCGGGGAAAGTGCAGCTGACGTAATAGTTAAACTTAGGATGATGCTTGACCTCTATGCCAACATAAGACCGTTTAAGTCCTACCCCGGGGTTCCCTGTCTTCGGAACGGCATAGACTTCGTCATAGTCAGGGAGAACACTGAAGATCTTTATAAGAGATATGAGTTCATGGTTGATGAAGGTAATGCAGCAATAGCTCTTAGAGTCATAACGAGAAGGTGTTGTGAAAGAATCGCGAGGAAGGCCTTCGAGATTGCGCTAAGGAGACCTAAAAAACTTGTTACGATAGTTCATAAGTCAAATGTCATGAGCTTAACATGTGGTCTCTTCGCTAAAGTGTGCAAGGAGGTCGCAAAGAACTATCCTGAGGTTTCATACGAAGAGATGTACGTTGACGCTTGCGCCTATAACATGATCGTAAGACCAGAGAGGTTTAGCGTGATAGTCACGACGAACATGTTTGGGGACATACTATCCGATGAGGCTGCAGCAGTCACTGGTAGTCTCGGAATAGCTCCAGGAGCTAATATAGGCGATAGGTACGCAATCTTTGAACCAATTCATGGCGCAGCACCGGATATAGCTGGTAGGGGTATTGCAAATCCTTGCGCAACAATGCTTTCAGCGAAAATGATGCTAGAGTGGCTTGGAGAGCTTAAGGCGGCTGAAATCTTGGAGAGGGCTATAGCAATGGTGCTCGCTGATGGAAGGAGATTAACCCCTGATCTCGGTGGTAGGGCATCAACAAAGGACTTTACCGAGGCCGTTGAAGAAGCAATTATGAAAATAAGTTAG
- a CDS encoding NUDIX hydrolase yields the protein MRSPSEVQERPFVAVDGVVIRNTGSVVLVRRRRPPYEGYWALPGGFVEYGETVEEAVKREVKEETGLDVDIKGLIGVYSKPDRDPRGHVISIAYLTIEVGGELRSSKEAQVGEFLVVPENLAFDHRQILKDGLELARKLGIVTKVVLQGEDS from the coding sequence ATGCGCAGCCCCTCTGAAGTCCAAGAGAGACCGTTCGTGGCTGTGGACGGTGTTGTCATCAGGAATACTGGAAGCGTTGTCCTCGTTAGAAGGAGGAGACCGCCCTACGAGGGCTACTGGGCTTTGCCTGGTGGATTCGTTGAATATGGAGAGACAGTTGAGGAAGCAGTTAAGAGAGAGGTTAAGGAGGAAACTGGTCTTGATGTTGATATCAAAGGTCTCATAGGCGTATACTCAAAGCCAGACCGAGATCCAAGAGGGCACGTGATATCAATAGCTTACTTGACAATTGAGGTGGGCGGAGAGCTTAGGAGCTCTAAGGAAGCTCAAGTCGGTGAGTTTCTCGTTGTTCCAGAAAACCTGGCTTTTGATCATCGACAAATACTTAAAGATGGCTTAGAGCTTGCGAGGAAGTTGGGCATAGTTACTAAAGTCGTTTTACAAGGAGAGGACTCGTAA
- a CDS encoding 4Fe-4S dicluster domain-containing protein, giving the protein MRYVKLLKENFKDFFENLKKFGEVHAPVKRGNSFSFAKVDSPSEVALKYNRTILPPKKYFIKPFEEVLKIKVGKGYEPLVEEPKSLILLGLHACDINALKILDSIYLDEPPDDYYQIRRTATVIIGISCEPDDYCFCKSMGADYAWTGFDLFLHELDNSYLIRIGSSRGEVMIESMKNVISEPTKEDFIKLRDIELKRSRMFKKALNTSLLPDIVDSLYESDVWVKFSDKCVSCGSCNLVCPTCRCYDVTEKVELNLKEGVRVRRWDSCFIRSHALVAGGLNFRPTRLDRFRHRYNCKSSIEPRTNSPFCVGCGRCSAFCPAGIDHVDVLNAIWGLT; this is encoded by the coding sequence TTGAGGTACGTAAAGCTCCTCAAAGAGAACTTCAAGGACTTCTTCGAGAACTTAAAGAAGTTCGGTGAAGTTCATGCACCGGTTAAGAGGGGGAACTCCTTCTCCTTCGCTAAAGTGGACTCGCCAAGTGAAGTGGCTTTGAAATACAATAGGACCATTCTACCTCCAAAGAAGTACTTCATAAAGCCATTCGAAGAGGTGCTCAAGATCAAGGTCGGTAAGGGCTACGAACCCTTGGTCGAAGAGCCCAAGAGCTTGATTCTACTAGGTCTACACGCCTGCGATATAAATGCCCTGAAGATATTGGACAGCATATACCTCGACGAACCGCCAGACGATTACTATCAGATTCGAAGAACTGCTACCGTCATAATAGGGATCTCGTGTGAACCTGATGACTACTGCTTCTGCAAGTCCATGGGCGCGGATTATGCGTGGACCGGCTTCGACCTCTTCCTTCACGAGCTTGATAACTCCTACCTGATAAGAATTGGTAGTTCAAGAGGAGAGGTAATGATAGAGTCAATGAAGAACGTAATCAGTGAACCCACCAAAGAGGACTTTATTAAACTTCGAGACATTGAACTTAAGAGGTCAAGAATGTTTAAGAAAGCTCTCAACACATCCCTCTTACCCGATATAGTAGACTCTCTATACGAAAGCGACGTCTGGGTGAAGTTCTCTGATAAATGTGTGAGTTGTGGTAGTTGCAACTTAGTATGTCCAACTTGTCGATGTTACGATGTAACTGAGAAAGTTGAATTGAACCTCAAAGAGGGTGTTAGAGTTAGGCGATGGGATTCATGCTTCATTAGAAGCCATGCCCTCGTAGCTGGCGGTCTTAACTTCAGGCCCACAAGATTAGATAGATTTAGGCACAGGTATAACTGTAAGAGCTCAATAGAGCCTAGAACTAACTCTCCCTTCTGTGTTGGCTGTGGTAGATGTAGTGCTTTCTGCCCAGCTGGAATAGATCACGTTGACGTGTTAAACGCTATTTGGGGGTTAACATGA
- a CDS encoding FAD-binding oxidoreductase gives MSSMYLPKLAKIVEVIEMTAIEKLFKLQFVNEEDAKSFTFKPGQFVEVSVPGVGESPISICKSPTRPGPLELLIRRVGRVTNAIHKLKPGDVVGIRGPFGNGFPMEKMKGYDVLLIAGGLGIAPLMSVLQYVVDKRRDYGDVILLYGVRSYQEALFRDMIIDFIRHPEKAGLRTFLSYEREDPVFVSLMKDHPENVRKGVVTVLFECADPYIKPDKVCAVVCGPPIMYRFVLKELAKRNIPPNNIYITLERRMKCGVGKCGHCVVGGATAIKYVCKDGPVFTYSDVLSVRGLV, from the coding sequence ATGAGTAGCATGTACCTCCCTAAATTAGCTAAGATCGTTGAAGTAATCGAGATGACTGCTATTGAGAAGCTTTTCAAGCTTCAGTTCGTAAATGAGGAGGACGCTAAGTCATTCACTTTCAAGCCAGGTCAGTTTGTTGAAGTAAGCGTTCCTGGCGTTGGCGAGTCACCAATATCAATATGCAAGTCCCCTACTAGGCCGGGACCCTTAGAGCTACTAATTAGGAGGGTTGGCAGAGTTACGAATGCCATTCACAAGCTAAAGCCAGGTGATGTGGTCGGTATAAGAGGTCCCTTTGGCAACGGTTTTCCTATGGAGAAAATGAAAGGCTATGATGTATTGTTGATAGCTGGAGGGCTGGGGATAGCGCCCTTAATGTCAGTCTTACAGTACGTCGTTGATAAGCGAAGAGACTACGGGGACGTCATTCTACTCTATGGTGTGAGAAGCTATCAAGAAGCTCTATTCAGGGACATGATCATCGACTTCATAAGGCATCCTGAGAAAGCAGGCCTTAGGACTTTCCTCTCCTACGAGCGAGAAGATCCGGTCTTCGTGAGCTTGATGAAGGATCATCCTGAAAATGTTAGGAAAGGTGTTGTAACAGTCTTATTCGAGTGCGCAGATCCCTACATAAAGCCGGACAAGGTATGTGCTGTCGTTTGCGGTCCACCGATAATGTACAGGTTCGTCTTAAAAGAGCTTGCAAAGAGAAACATACCGCCCAACAACATCTACATCACGTTAGAGAGGAGGATGAAGTGTGGTGTAGGGAAGTGTGGTCACTGTGTCGTAGGTGGAGCAACAGCTATCAAGTACGTATGTAAAGATGGTCCTGTCTTTACTTACTCCGATGTCCTATCTGTTAGGGGGCTTGTGTAA
- a CDS encoding hydrogenase, translating into MAGDKIKVGFYSLTGCAGDFLNILNIEDKLLEVFKLLDVVEFALASSKVVHEKVDVAFVEGSVTTQKDLEALKKIRDNCNVLVALGDCAVWGGVQAHLTGLDAKDLMRSVYNTTENYYGFLGEHKAVSEVVKVDYELPGCPIEVEEFLELLIDVIRGVIPEFKDYPVCVECKIREIPCLIVERGEACLGPITAGGCKARCPYYNAPCIGCRGPIKDEANIAGELSMLLEKGWKKQEVINKLRLFAARYRDIAKLLEG; encoded by the coding sequence ATGGCTGGTGATAAGATAAAGGTTGGCTTCTACTCTCTGACAGGTTGTGCAGGTGACTTCTTAAACATCTTAAACATAGAGGATAAGCTGCTGGAAGTCTTCAAACTACTGGACGTTGTGGAGTTTGCGCTCGCAAGCAGCAAGGTAGTTCACGAGAAAGTTGACGTAGCATTCGTCGAAGGCTCTGTAACAACTCAGAAGGACTTAGAAGCTCTGAAGAAGATAAGAGACAATTGCAACGTACTCGTAGCCTTGGGCGATTGTGCTGTCTGGGGTGGAGTTCAAGCACACCTCACAGGTCTAGATGCCAAGGACCTTATGAGGTCCGTATATAACACGACCGAGAACTACTATGGTTTTCTAGGAGAGCACAAAGCCGTCTCTGAGGTGGTCAAAGTGGACTACGAGCTTCCGGGCTGTCCAATAGAGGTAGAAGAGTTCCTTGAGCTCCTCATAGATGTAATCAGAGGGGTGATTCCAGAGTTCAAGGACTATCCAGTCTGCGTAGAGTGCAAGATAAGGGAGATTCCATGTCTAATAGTCGAGAGAGGAGAAGCGTGTCTAGGACCGATAACCGCTGGCGGCTGCAAAGCTCGATGCCCATATTACAATGCTCCATGTATAGGATGTAGAGGTCCGATAAAGGACGAGGCAAACATTGCTGGAGAGCTCTCGATGTTGTTGGAGAAGGGGTGGAAGAAGCAGGAGGTGATCAACAAATTGAGACTCTTTGCGGCTAGGTATAGAGATATAGCTAAGCTCTTGGAGGGGTGA
- a CDS encoding Ni/Fe hydrogenase subunit alpha, translating to MVKREVVIEHVARIEGHGAIRVLIDEGKVKEVKFEVFEGPRFIERVLVGKMYYEVPDIVARICSICPDPHQVAAVRALEKALGVTVDWQTEMLRELQLLADVISSHALHLYLLALPDYLGYPDALSMVDKYGREVKLGLQLKKAGNALKEVLTGRSIHGCTVKPGGYTKVPSPSELEGLADVLRQSMEGAILAVKLFSSLKCPDFARDENMFMALDPGDTYGFSGNYVLVSTGERYPVEDYKKLTNEVVVPHSTAKHSYYNSKSFMVGALARIALNRKKLRGQAADMLMELEPKLDLANPLTNNLAQAIETVYAVERAIEIIDELLDRGLKQEVGIKIKPKEGMGVGAVEAPRGILYHCYELDAEGRVVKADIITPTAQNVANIERYIRISAERLISRGEELELPLELVVRAYDPCISCSAHLVKIIKLR from the coding sequence GTGGTTAAAAGGGAAGTAGTAATCGAACATGTAGCTAGAATTGAAGGTCATGGAGCCATAAGAGTCCTGATAGACGAGGGCAAGGTGAAAGAAGTTAAGTTCGAGGTTTTTGAAGGTCCTCGCTTTATAGAGAGGGTCCTTGTTGGGAAGATGTACTACGAAGTGCCTGACATAGTCGCAAGGATATGCTCGATATGTCCAGATCCACACCAGGTGGCTGCTGTCAGAGCCTTAGAGAAAGCTCTTGGAGTGACCGTTGATTGGCAGACGGAAATGCTTCGGGAGCTTCAATTACTAGCTGACGTTATATCAAGCCATGCACTGCACCTTTACCTGCTAGCCCTCCCAGATTACCTAGGATACCCGGATGCTCTAAGCATGGTCGACAAGTACGGAAGAGAGGTTAAGTTAGGCTTACAGTTAAAGAAAGCCGGCAATGCCTTGAAGGAGGTATTGACCGGTAGATCAATTCATGGTTGTACAGTTAAGCCTGGAGGCTATACGAAGGTACCATCACCTTCAGAGCTTGAGGGGTTGGCCGATGTGTTAAGGCAATCAATGGAGGGGGCAATCCTAGCAGTTAAGTTGTTCAGCTCCTTAAAGTGTCCAGACTTTGCAAGAGACGAAAACATGTTCATGGCCCTCGATCCAGGAGACACTTACGGCTTTTCTGGTAATTACGTTCTAGTGTCGACTGGAGAGAGGTACCCTGTTGAGGACTATAAGAAGCTAACAAACGAGGTCGTGGTCCCCCACTCAACAGCAAAGCACTCATACTACAACAGTAAATCGTTCATGGTTGGAGCTCTTGCCAGGATAGCCTTGAACAGGAAGAAGCTTAGAGGTCAAGCAGCTGACATGCTAATGGAGTTAGAGCCGAAGCTCGACTTAGCCAATCCCCTCACCAACAATTTGGCTCAAGCTATAGAAACAGTGTACGCTGTCGAGAGGGCCATAGAAATAATAGATGAGTTGCTAGATAGGGGGTTGAAGCAGGAAGTGGGGATCAAGATTAAGCCTAAAGAGGGCATGGGTGTAGGTGCCGTTGAAGCGCCTAGGGGGATCTTGTATCACTGTTACGAGCTTGACGCCGAGGGAAGGGTGGTGAAGGCAGACATCATAACACCAACTGCGCAAAACGTTGCCAACATAGAGAGGTACATTAGGATATCAGCTGAAAGATTAATATCGAGGGGTGAGGAGCTGGAGTTGCCATTAGAGCTCGTCGTTAGAGCTTACGATCCATGTATATCGTGCTCAGCTCACTTAGTCAAAATCATAAAGTTGCGCTAA
- a CDS encoding hydrogenase maturation protease — protein sequence MKYLIACLGNPLMGDDGVGLAVARELAKRGHEVVTCGPDLSSVLTKVDDIDLVIVVDAIDLEAEPGSVFVLKLEDVDEVPARSSHTLRATRMLKTMMRVFRKPIDAYLVGVQPERVEPATELTPRVKSAISEVVAKVEELIMRTQEKKS from the coding sequence GTGAAGTACCTCATAGCTTGCTTAGGGAACCCCTTAATGGGCGATGATGGTGTTGGTCTAGCAGTAGCTCGTGAGCTAGCTAAGCGAGGGCACGAAGTCGTTACATGCGGCCCAGACCTCTCATCGGTGTTAACTAAGGTGGATGACATAGACTTAGTGATAGTTGTGGATGCGATCGACTTAGAGGCGGAGCCAGGATCGGTCTTCGTACTTAAACTAGAGGACGTAGACGAAGTACCCGCCCGATCTTCTCATACTTTAAGAGCGACAAGAATGCTCAAGACCATGATGAGGGTCTTCCGAAAGCCCATAGATGCATACCTAGTTGGTGTCCAGCCTGAGCGAGTGGAACCTGCAACTGAGCTTACACCAAGGGTTAAATCAGCTATTAGTGAGGTGGTGGCGAAAGTGGAGGAGCTCATCATGAGAACCCAAGAAAAGAAGAGCTAA
- a CDS encoding radical SAM protein — MEGCFLFDVILTTDRTMMTNHHGKEFLGFMATGPAIGLPEPIWMWICAPKMKTDDLGRAWQAPYGMRKIESVLIDAGFNVATIDPDHLDKHLKHAKVLLLSHHDYFALCPPSSEWWSITKKEPVNAKSFRKLMERKSIREAKRRGLKIIAGGPAAWQWLWKLDKWIEWGVDTVVDGEAEKIVTDLVSRALNNEPLPRYVYVGIDDVPKLEEIPTIKHASVNGLIEITRGCPRNCKFCSVTLRPLRHYTLDMIEQELKINVSEGVAEGIIHSEDVLLYGSRGVEPEAEAVIRLHKLVKSYYKRISWSHASLSAIKRAEEKYKLVSKVREIICDENQDYWGVEVGIETGSVNLAKKIMPAKSAPYPAEAWPSIVEEAFAIMHDNNIIPAATLILGLPEETEDDVMRTAELIDRLRPYRSLIVPMFFVPMGYFKTHDWFTRVKIRDEHVEVMKRCFYHTVHWAEDIVNKFYLRGAAYAPLRWLIKLFLRYAKWRIKAVERKLEMRKTIKD, encoded by the coding sequence ATGGAGGGCTGCTTCTTGTTTGACGTGATCCTAACGACTGATAGGACCATGATGACTAATCATCATGGTAAGGAATTCCTGGGCTTTATGGCTACTGGTCCAGCTATAGGACTGCCTGAACCCATCTGGATGTGGATCTGCGCACCCAAGATGAAGACCGATGATCTTGGCAGAGCATGGCAAGCCCCTTACGGCATGAGGAAGATAGAATCCGTACTTATCGATGCAGGCTTCAACGTCGCCACCATCGACCCAGATCACTTAGATAAACACTTAAAGCACGCTAAGGTCTTGCTACTAAGCCACCACGATTACTTCGCATTGTGCCCTCCAAGTTCAGAATGGTGGTCAATAACGAAAAAAGAGCCCGTTAATGCTAAGAGCTTCAGGAAGCTCATGGAAAGGAAGTCCATTAGGGAAGCTAAGCGTCGAGGGTTAAAGATAATTGCAGGAGGGCCAGCGGCTTGGCAGTGGTTATGGAAGCTTGACAAATGGATTGAGTGGGGGGTTGACACAGTCGTCGACGGGGAAGCTGAAAAGATAGTAACAGACTTAGTGTCAAGAGCTCTGAATAACGAACCCCTTCCAAGATATGTCTACGTTGGGATAGATGATGTTCCAAAGCTTGAAGAGATACCCACGATTAAGCACGCTAGCGTAAATGGTCTAATTGAGATCACGAGGGGTTGCCCACGAAATTGCAAGTTCTGCTCGGTAACGCTAAGGCCCCTAAGACACTACACGCTCGATATGATAGAGCAAGAGCTTAAAATCAATGTGTCTGAGGGCGTGGCTGAGGGGATAATTCATTCTGAAGACGTCCTCCTCTATGGATCGAGGGGGGTAGAGCCTGAGGCTGAGGCTGTCATCAGACTTCACAAATTGGTTAAGTCATATTACAAGAGGATCTCATGGAGCCATGCAAGTCTCTCAGCCATTAAGAGAGCTGAAGAGAAGTACAAGCTAGTCTCAAAGGTTAGAGAGATAATATGCGACGAGAACCAGGATTATTGGGGGGTTGAAGTTGGTATCGAAACTGGCTCAGTGAATCTAGCGAAGAAGATAATGCCAGCAAAGTCCGCTCCTTACCCCGCTGAAGCCTGGCCAAGCATTGTGGAGGAAGCGTTCGCCATAATGCACGACAATAACATAATCCCTGCAGCGACGTTAATCCTAGGACTGCCTGAAGAGACGGAGGACGATGTTATGAGGACTGCTGAGCTCATAGATCGGCTCAGGCCCTATAGGAGTCTTATAGTACCGATGTTCTTCGTACCAATGGGCTACTTCAAGACTCATGATTGGTTCACTAGGGTTAAGATAAGGGACGAGCATGTAGAGGTCATGAAGAGGTGCTTTTACCATACGGTTCACTGGGCCGAGGACATTGTGAACAAGTTTTACTTGAGAGGAGCTGCTTACGCTCCACTAAGATGGTTAATTAAGCTGTTCTTGAGGTACGCTAAGTGGAGAATTAAGGCTGTTGAGAGAAAGCTGGAAATGAGGAAGACCATTAAAGATTAA
- a CDS encoding radical SAM protein, with protein sequence MSTLKRYKLRETTILIIRGLMAKVLLAVPPGCEELEIYRVTGIKAPPLGLAWIASVLENHGHEVKIIDSPTLGLSTSEFAKIVKSWCPDLVGLSSLTPTIKLAYKAAKVVKAVDRNINVVIGGVHATFMWREVLNECPHVDYVVLGEGEESMPQLVECLEKGVKPRSVPGIAMRNEDGEPTCTGPWRFVDLETLPPPARHLLPMDKYTVLGKPIRVAHLMASRGCPYGCIFCVTSYYFGRRVRFRKVENVLNEVEECIDRYKARTLIFTDDEFTINRKWIESFLKGLKDRGLDVEWTCGARVDSVDERLLLKMYSSGCKAIYFGVESGSQETINKIGKRISLSQVKKVFEIIKRIGCSAVATFMLGFPWETVDDMRQTMKFALKLDPDYAQFTYVTPYPGTPLYEMAKKHNLIVDHEWSHYTTIRPVMRGFFFTLKDVETVFKEAYLRFYGRLKFLVKHIKSGTLKAFLKIIFDNVILPRLRGSL encoded by the coding sequence ATGTCAACACTTAAAAGATATAAGTTGCGTGAAACCACTATATTGATAATTAGAGGTCTAATGGCTAAGGTCCTGTTAGCAGTTCCTCCCGGATGCGAAGAACTTGAGATATATCGAGTAACAGGCATTAAGGCCCCTCCCCTTGGACTAGCATGGATAGCAAGCGTGCTTGAGAATCACGGCCACGAAGTCAAGATAATTGATTCTCCAACTCTAGGTCTCTCAACCTCAGAATTTGCTAAGATTGTGAAGTCGTGGTGCCCAGACTTAGTCGGCTTAAGCTCCTTAACCCCAACGATCAAGCTTGCTTACAAGGCTGCTAAGGTGGTCAAGGCTGTTGATAGGAACATTAATGTGGTGATTGGTGGAGTGCATGCAACGTTCATGTGGCGTGAAGTGCTTAATGAATGCCCTCACGTAGATTATGTTGTACTTGGAGAGGGGGAAGAGTCCATGCCACAGCTGGTTGAATGCTTAGAGAAGGGAGTTAAGCCACGAAGTGTTCCAGGTATAGCAATGAGAAATGAGGATGGTGAGCCCACGTGCACGGGACCTTGGAGGTTTGTAGACTTAGAGACCCTACCTCCACCTGCTAGACACTTACTACCAATGGACAAGTACACAGTCCTTGGGAAACCAATAAGGGTTGCACATTTGATGGCTAGTAGAGGTTGTCCATACGGATGCATATTTTGCGTAACCAGCTACTACTTCGGTAGAAGAGTTAGGTTTAGGAAAGTTGAAAACGTGCTCAACGAAGTTGAAGAATGTATAGACAGATACAAGGCTAGGACCCTAATCTTCACAGACGATGAGTTCACAATCAATAGGAAGTGGATAGAGAGCTTCTTAAAGGGGTTAAAAGATAGGGGCTTAGATGTGGAATGGACCTGTGGTGCTAGAGTTGATAGCGTTGACGAGAGGCTTTTACTAAAGATGTATTCGAGTGGTTGTAAGGCGATATACTTCGGAGTTGAGTCTGGCTCCCAAGAAACTATTAACAAAATAGGGAAGAGAATAAGCTTGAGCCAAGTTAAAAAGGTGTTTGAGATCATCAAGAGAATAGGGTGCTCTGCTGTCGCCACTTTCATGCTCGGTTTTCCATGGGAAACGGTTGACGACATGAGGCAGACAATGAAGTTCGCATTGAAGCTCGACCCCGATTACGCACAGTTCACATATGTAACTCCTTACCCTGGTACACCACTATACGAAATGGCTAAGAAGCACAACCTTATAGTTGACCATGAATGGAGCCACTATACAACCATAAGACCAGTCATGAGGGGGTTCTTCTTCACCCTTAAGGACGTCGAGACCGTATTCAAAGAGGCCTACCTGAGATTTTATGGTAGGCTAAAATTCTTAGTTAAGCACATCAAGTCCGGGACCCTTAAAGCCTTCCTAAAGATAATCTTCGATAATGTGATACTGCCGAGACTTAGGGGTTCCCTTTGA
- a CDS encoding nicotinamide-nucleotide adenylyltransferase, with translation MLKKRALFIGRFQPFHNGHLYSINHILERFDELIIVVAAAQYSFTMDNPFTAGERIEMIRAGLENTYERVYIVPVDNVPSNYEWPRHVLSYTPRAQVVYSNNELVRLLFRSYGLEVRETPLLPGVSGTIVRRMMAEGGEWERLVPAGTAVVIKEVNGVERMRLLWKISPRMMGERY, from the coding sequence ATGTTGAAGAAGCGTGCTCTCTTCATTGGTAGATTTCAACCTTTCCACAACGGGCACCTATACTCTATCAATCACATTCTTGAGAGGTTTGATGAATTAATAATCGTTGTGGCTGCAGCTCAGTATAGCTTTACAATGGATAACCCCTTTACAGCTGGCGAGAGAATAGAGATGATACGTGCAGGCTTAGAGAATACATATGAGAGAGTTTACATAGTACCTGTGGACAACGTACCAAGCAATTACGAGTGGCCTAGACACGTTCTCTCTTACACCCCAAGAGCTCAAGTAGTTTACAGCAATAACGAGCTGGTTAGACTACTCTTTAGGAGTTATGGACTTGAGGTTCGTGAGACGCCTCTCTTACCCGGTGTCAGTGGAACAATTGTTAGGAGGATGATGGCTGAAGGTGGTGAGTGGGAGCGACTTGTGCCAGCGGGCACGGCCGTAGTAATAAAGGAGGTTAATGGTGTTGAAAGGATGAGGCTTCTCTGGAAAATTTCGCCAAGAATGATGGGTGAGAGGTATTAA